A region of Streptomyces halobius DNA encodes the following proteins:
- a CDS encoding ABC transporter permease: protein MSPFLSDTALVFGRYARQTLRSRLQMLFGVLMPLLYLLFFGPLLTDLPLSSAGGSWQLLVPGLLLQLGLFGAAFCGFGIIVEKQYGVVERMRVTPVSRLAMLLGRVLRDALLFVFQSVLLVLAALVMGLRAPLPGILVGFAFVAVLTVALASLSYALALKVNAPQEFGPVINAVTMPSMLLSGLMLPMTLGPAWLDVLSHFMPFRYLVDAVRAAYAGSYASSAMLYGVLVALALAAVSVTVCTRAFRRAAA from the coding sequence CTGTCCCCCTTCCTTTCCGACACCGCACTGGTCTTCGGCCGCTACGCCCGCCAGACCCTGCGCTCCCGGCTCCAGATGCTCTTCGGCGTCCTGATGCCGCTGCTGTATCTGCTCTTCTTCGGCCCGCTGCTGACCGATCTTCCGCTGTCCTCGGCCGGCGGTTCCTGGCAGCTGCTGGTGCCCGGTCTGCTGCTCCAACTCGGCCTGTTCGGAGCCGCGTTCTGCGGTTTCGGCATCATCGTCGAGAAGCAGTACGGGGTCGTGGAGCGGATGCGGGTGACCCCGGTGAGCCGGCTCGCGATGCTGCTCGGGCGGGTGCTGCGCGACGCGCTGCTCTTCGTCTTCCAGTCCGTGCTGCTGGTGCTTGCGGCACTGGTGATGGGCCTGCGGGCACCGCTGCCCGGTATCCTCGTCGGCTTCGCGTTCGTCGCCGTACTGACCGTCGCGCTCGCCTCGCTGTCCTACGCGCTGGCGCTGAAGGTCAACGCACCGCAGGAGTTCGGCCCCGTGATCAACGCGGTCACCATGCCGTCCATGTTGCTGTCCGGCCTGATGCTGCCGATGACACTGGGACCCGCGTGGCTGGACGTCCTCTCCCACTTCATGCCGTTCCGGTATCTCGTGGACGCGGTGCGGGCGGCGTACGCCGGTTCCTATGCCTCCTCGGCCATGCTCTACGGGGTGCTGGTCGCCCTCGCGCTCGCCGCGGTGTCGGTGACCGTCTGCACTCGCGCCTTCCGCAGGGCCGCGGCGTAG
- a CDS encoding response regulator — MTGTVAPQPRTGTGAPPIRVLVAEDQSAVRAGLVLILRTAPDIDVVGEAVDGEEAVRRARELRPDLVLMDIQMPRLDGVSATGQIVAEELADVLVLTTFDLDEYVFGALRAGAAGFLLKDSDAGALLTAVRTVASGEGLIAPAVTRRLIAEFARPSAAARPVRDGSAPDPAVLDALTRREREVLGCLGRGLSNADIAVRLAMAEATAKTHVSRLLAKLDLRSRVQAAVLAQELGVDGP, encoded by the coding sequence ATGACAGGCACCGTCGCGCCGCAACCGAGGACAGGCACCGGCGCACCGCCGATCCGGGTCCTCGTCGCCGAGGACCAGTCCGCCGTACGGGCCGGACTGGTGCTCATCCTGCGCACCGCGCCCGACATCGACGTCGTCGGAGAGGCGGTCGACGGCGAGGAGGCGGTACGGCGCGCCCGCGAACTGCGCCCCGACCTCGTCCTGATGGACATCCAGATGCCGCGGCTGGACGGGGTCTCCGCCACCGGGCAGATCGTCGCCGAGGAGCTGGCGGATGTGCTGGTGCTGACCACCTTCGATCTGGACGAGTATGTCTTCGGGGCGCTGCGGGCGGGCGCGGCGGGCTTTCTGCTCAAGGACAGCGATGCGGGCGCGCTGCTGACGGCGGTGCGCACGGTGGCGTCCGGTGAGGGGCTGATCGCCCCTGCGGTGACCCGCCGGCTGATCGCGGAGTTCGCCCGGCCGAGCGCCGCGGCACGGCCGGTGCGGGACGGTTCCGCCCCCGATCCAGCGGTCCTCGACGCGCTGACGCGGCGTGAGCGGGAGGTGCTCGGGTGTCTGGGGCGGGGGCTGTCGAACGCCGATATCGCGGTACGGCTGGCGATGGCGGAGGCCACCGCGAAAACCCATGTCAGCCGACTGCTGGCCAAGCTGGACCTGCGCAGCCGGGTCCAAGCGGCCGTACTGGCACAGGAGTTGGGGGTGGACGGGCCTTAG
- a CDS encoding F0F1 ATP synthase subunit epsilon, translating into MAELHVELVAADRKVWSGEASLVVARTSSGDIGVMPGHQPLLGVLQSGPVTIRTTGESGDGTVVAAVHGGFISFADDKLSLLAEIAELSDEIDVQRAERALERAKSEADAAAERRADVRLRAVTGVH; encoded by the coding sequence GTGGCTGAGCTGCACGTCGAGTTGGTCGCCGCGGACCGTAAGGTCTGGTCCGGCGAGGCCAGCCTGGTCGTCGCGCGCACCTCGTCGGGCGACATCGGCGTCATGCCCGGACACCAGCCGCTGCTCGGCGTGCTGCAGTCGGGCCCGGTGACGATTCGTACGACCGGTGAGAGCGGGGACGGCACCGTCGTCGCCGCTGTGCACGGCGGCTTCATCTCGTTCGCCGACGACAAGCTGTCTCTGCTCGCGGAGATCGCCGAACTGTCGGACGAGATCGATGTCCAGCGCGCGGAGCGGGCCCTGGAGCGAGCGAAGTCGGAGGCCGACGCGGCCGCCGAGCGTCGCGCCGATGTCCGGCTGCGTGCGGTGACGGGCGTTCACTGA
- a CDS encoding F0F1 ATP synthase subunit gamma: MGAKLRVYKRRIRSVTATKKITKAMEMIAASRIVKAQRKVAASTPYASELTRAVTAVATGSNTQHALTTEVDNPTRAAVLLITSDRGLAGGYSSNAIKTGEQLTERLKADGKEVDTYIVGRKGVSYYAFRERRVADSWTGFTDSPSYADAKAVAGPLIDAVQKDTAEGGVDELHIVFTEFVSMMTQNAIDDRLLPLSLGKPEAEETAKGELLPLFDFEPSAEDVLDALLPRYVESRIYNALLQAAASKHAATRRAMKSATDNAEELIKSLSRLANAARQAEITQEISEIVGGASALADATAGSD, encoded by the coding sequence ATGGGAGCCAAGCTCCGGGTCTACAAGCGTCGCATCCGCTCCGTCACCGCGACCAAGAAGATCACCAAGGCGATGGAGATGATCGCCGCCTCGCGCATCGTCAAGGCGCAGCGCAAGGTGGCGGCATCGACGCCGTACGCGAGTGAACTGACCCGCGCGGTGACAGCGGTTGCCACCGGCTCGAACACCCAGCACGCCCTGACCACCGAGGTGGACAACCCGACCCGCGCCGCGGTGCTGCTCATCACGAGTGACCGCGGTCTGGCCGGCGGCTACTCCTCGAACGCCATCAAGACCGGCGAGCAGCTCACCGAGCGGCTCAAGGCCGATGGCAAGGAGGTCGACACGTACATCGTCGGCCGCAAGGGTGTCTCGTACTACGCCTTCCGTGAGCGCAGGGTCGCGGATTCGTGGACCGGCTTCACCGACAGCCCGTCGTACGCGGACGCCAAGGCGGTCGCCGGGCCGCTGATCGACGCCGTACAGAAGGACACGGCCGAGGGCGGCGTGGACGAACTCCACATCGTCTTCACCGAGTTCGTGTCGATGATGACGCAGAACGCGATCGACGATCGTCTGCTGCCGCTCAGCCTCGGCAAGCCGGAGGCGGAGGAGACCGCCAAGGGTGAGCTCCTCCCGCTGTTCGACTTCGAGCCGTCGGCCGAGGACGTCCTCGACGCGCTGCTGCCGCGGTACGTCGAGTCGCGGATCTACAACGCGCTTCTGCAGGCCGCCGCCTCCAAGCACGCCGCCACGCGTCGTGCGATGAAGTCGGCGACCGACAACGCGGAAGAGCTCATCAAGTCGCTCTCGCGGCTTGCCAACGCGGCCCGACAGGCCGAAATCACCCAGGAAATCAGCGAGATCGTCGGTGGCGCCAGCGCACTGGCCGACGCGACCGCGGGGAGTGACTGA
- a CDS encoding sensor histidine kinase gives MTARPLAAPGLPHPHDALIAGCGLLGGLLLWLVHLHGGPPLFGQPVWLTLVALTAMSGAELIRRTAPMTALTVAILALALDICTGTLIATVLMFTDVVYAAVLYGSPTAARRVPLYCVLVTVLSTVVLLAVWRDPQVLMFSIAIALGTIVPAWTGVIIRNHRDAAQTARLRAEQTALLAEMDRTQAVAGERARMARELHDLVANHLSAIAIHSTAAQTIDDPAATREALGVIRENSVQGLAEMRRLIGLLRDPQGSGEQPAATPALSGVDALIAQARTNGAGSGLAFTLDDARRTDGAGSGAGLAAPVELAAYRIVQESLTNALKHAAPGEVRVRLAQERGGMLTVSVSSPFADRPGPRAPGSGTGLVGMRERIALLGGTFQAGPESGPAGRVWLVRAALPATEEEEQR, from the coding sequence GTGACCGCCAGACCCCTCGCCGCCCCCGGCCTGCCGCATCCCCACGACGCGCTCATCGCGGGCTGTGGGCTGCTCGGCGGGCTGCTGCTGTGGCTGGTGCATCTGCACGGCGGTCCGCCGCTCTTCGGGCAACCGGTCTGGCTCACCCTGGTCGCGCTGACCGCGATGTCCGGCGCCGAGCTGATCCGTCGTACGGCGCCGATGACGGCGCTGACCGTCGCGATCCTGGCGCTCGCGCTGGACATCTGCACCGGCACACTCATCGCCACCGTCCTGATGTTCACGGACGTGGTCTACGCCGCGGTCCTCTACGGCAGCCCGACGGCGGCCCGCCGTGTCCCCTTGTACTGCGTGCTGGTGACGGTGCTCTCGACCGTCGTTCTCCTCGCGGTCTGGCGCGACCCGCAGGTCCTGATGTTCAGCATCGCGATCGCCCTGGGCACCATCGTCCCGGCCTGGACCGGCGTCATCATCCGCAACCACCGGGACGCCGCCCAGACCGCCCGGCTACGGGCCGAGCAGACCGCGCTGCTGGCCGAGATGGACCGGACCCAGGCGGTGGCCGGCGAGCGCGCCCGGATGGCGCGCGAGCTGCACGATCTGGTGGCCAACCATCTGTCCGCCATCGCGATCCACTCGACCGCCGCACAGACCATCGACGACCCGGCGGCGACCCGCGAGGCGCTCGGGGTGATCCGTGAGAACAGCGTGCAGGGCCTGGCCGAAATGCGCCGGCTCATCGGACTGCTGCGGGACCCTCAGGGCAGCGGCGAGCAACCGGCCGCGACACCCGCCCTCAGCGGAGTCGACGCGCTGATCGCCCAGGCCCGTACGAACGGCGCCGGCAGCGGCCTGGCCTTCACCCTCGACGACGCCCGGCGGACCGACGGCGCGGGATCCGGGGCCGGCCTCGCGGCGCCGGTCGAGCTGGCCGCGTACCGCATCGTCCAGGAGTCGCTGACCAACGCGCTGAAGCACGCCGCGCCCGGCGAGGTCCGGGTACGGCTCGCCCAGGAGCGGGGCGGCATGCTCACCGTCTCCGTCAGCAGCCCGTTCGCCGACCGGCCCGGTCCCCGCGCGCCCGGCTCCGGCACCGGTCTGGTCGGGATGCGGGAGCGGATCGCCCTGCTGGGCGGGACGTTCCAGGCCGGCCCGGAGAGCGGGCCGGCCGGCCGGGTCTGGCTGGTGCGGGCGGCGCTGCCCGCCACCGAGGAGGAAGAACAACGATGA
- a CDS encoding cob(I)yrinic acid a,c-diamide adenosyltransferase produces MVNLTRIYTRTGDKGTTALGDMSRTAKTDSRIAAYADANEANAAIGVALALGALPDDVKAVLLRVQNDLFDVGADLSTPVVENPEFPPLRVEQTYIDKLEADCDRFLEGLEKLRSFILPGGTAGAALLHQACTVVRRAERSTWAAFEEHGDTMNPLTATYLNRLSDLLFILARTANKEVGDVLWVPGGER; encoded by the coding sequence ATGGTGAATCTGACGCGCATCTACACCCGTACCGGCGACAAGGGCACCACCGCCCTCGGCGACATGAGCCGCACCGCCAAGACCGATTCGCGTATCGCGGCGTACGCGGACGCCAACGAGGCCAATGCGGCCATCGGCGTCGCCCTTGCGCTGGGTGCGCTGCCGGACGACGTCAAGGCGGTACTGCTGCGCGTCCAGAACGACCTCTTCGACGTCGGAGCCGATCTGTCGACGCCGGTGGTGGAGAACCCCGAGTTCCCGCCGCTGCGCGTCGAACAGACCTATATCGACAAGCTGGAGGCCGACTGCGACCGCTTCCTGGAGGGGCTGGAGAAGCTGCGCAGCTTCATCCTCCCGGGCGGGACGGCGGGCGCCGCGCTGCTGCACCAGGCGTGCACGGTCGTACGGCGCGCCGAGCGCTCGACCTGGGCGGCCTTCGAGGAACACGGCGACACCATGAACCCGCTCACCGCCACCTACCTCAACCGCCTCTCCGACCTGCTGTTCATCTTGGCGCGCACGGCCAACAAGGAGGTCGGAGACGTGCTGTGGGTGCCGGGCGGGGAGCGCTGA
- a CDS encoding TetR/AcrR family transcriptional regulator, whose product MAEGLRERKKRQTRQHISDTATGLFLERGFDAVTIAEIAEAADVSVNTVYNYFPAKEDLFFDRSKGLIDRLSRFVRARAVGESAAAAVLRELREEVESVSPKVGLIEGYERFMKVVHGSAALQARLWHLQRRQYDDLEATLRQETGAADDDPLPGLMAGQMNWVHQSLMTAIAHEMIAGREPEVVSREALVLLDEMADLLSEKVLNYAVRADG is encoded by the coding sequence ATGGCTGAGGGACTCAGGGAACGGAAGAAGCGGCAGACCCGCCAGCACATCTCGGACACGGCGACCGGCCTCTTCCTGGAGCGCGGCTTCGACGCGGTGACCATCGCGGAGATCGCCGAGGCGGCGGATGTCTCCGTCAACACCGTCTACAACTACTTCCCGGCCAAGGAGGACCTCTTCTTCGACCGGAGCAAGGGGCTGATCGACCGGCTGTCGCGGTTCGTCCGGGCCCGTGCCGTGGGGGAGTCGGCCGCCGCCGCCGTCCTGCGTGAACTGCGCGAAGAGGTGGAGAGCGTCTCGCCCAAGGTCGGACTCATCGAGGGGTATGAGCGCTTTATGAAGGTCGTCCACGGTTCGGCGGCCCTGCAGGCCCGCCTGTGGCACCTCCAGCGCCGGCAGTACGACGACCTGGAGGCCACGCTCCGGCAGGAGACCGGCGCCGCGGACGACGATCCGCTGCCGGGCCTGATGGCCGGCCAGATGAACTGGGTCCATCAGAGCTTGATGACCGCCATCGCCCACGAGATGATCGCCGGCCGCGAGCCCGAGGTCGTCTCCCGCGAGGCCCTGGTGCTGCTCGACGAGATGGCGGACCTTCTGAGTGAAAAGGTCCTCAACTACGCGGTACGGGCAGACGGCTGA
- a CDS encoding ABC transporter ATP-binding protein: MPVLSASGLARTFTTKTGPVEAVRGIDLTAERGEILGFLGPNGAGKTTTLRMLTTLLAPTGGTATVAGCDLVRDPAGVRRAAGYVAQSGGVDPDVSVREELVTQARLYRLGKAEALARAEELAADLGLTGLLDRKTAALSGGRRRRLDIAMGLAHRPEVLFLDEPTTGLDPGSRADLWKLVRRIRADHGTTVVLTTHYLDEADALADRLVIVDKGVVVAEGTPDALKRAHAGSPDASLQDAFLTITGRGATPKTPVAV, translated from the coding sequence ATGCCAGTCCTCAGCGCGTCCGGACTCGCCCGGACCTTCACCACCAAGACCGGCCCCGTCGAGGCCGTACGAGGCATCGATCTCACCGCCGAGCGCGGCGAGATCCTCGGCTTCCTCGGCCCCAACGGCGCCGGCAAGACCACCACCCTCCGGATGCTCACGACGCTCCTCGCACCCACCGGCGGCACCGCGACCGTCGCCGGATGCGACCTCGTCCGCGACCCCGCGGGGGTCCGCCGCGCCGCCGGCTACGTCGCCCAGTCCGGCGGCGTCGACCCCGATGTCTCGGTACGCGAGGAACTGGTCACCCAGGCCCGCCTCTACCGCCTCGGCAAGGCCGAAGCCCTGGCCCGTGCCGAGGAGTTGGCCGCCGACCTGGGCCTGACCGGACTGCTCGACCGCAAGACCGCCGCACTCTCCGGCGGCCGGCGGCGCCGGCTGGACATCGCGATGGGCCTCGCCCACCGCCCCGAAGTGCTCTTCCTCGACGAGCCCACCACCGGGCTCGACCCCGGCAGCCGCGCCGATCTGTGGAAGCTGGTCCGCCGGATCCGCGCCGACCACGGCACCACCGTCGTCCTGACCACCCACTACCTCGACGAGGCCGACGCGCTCGCCGACCGGCTGGTGATCGTCGACAAGGGCGTGGTCGTCGCCGAGGGCACCCCGGACGCCCTCAAACGCGCGCACGCCGGCTCCCCCGACGCATCCCTCCAGGACGCCTTCCTCACCATCACGGGTCGCGGCGCCACACCCAAGACCCCCGTAGCCGTCTAG
- a CDS encoding STAS domain-containing protein, whose translation MHIRGDHVELVVGGRLDVRSAADARTALHTAVDSGRGDLVLDLTELDSWDATGLGVIMGAHRRAGRMNRRLVLRGVPPQMQRLLVATRLHRILAVEGGIEAESLPRV comes from the coding sequence ATGCACATCAGGGGCGACCACGTCGAGCTGGTCGTCGGGGGCCGCCTCGACGTCCGCAGCGCGGCGGACGCCCGTACGGCCCTGCACACCGCCGTCGACTCGGGTCGTGGTGACCTCGTGCTGGACCTGACCGAGCTGGATTCGTGGGACGCCACCGGCCTCGGTGTGATCATGGGGGCACACCGCCGCGCGGGCCGGATGAACCGCCGGCTCGTGCTGCGTGGCGTACCGCCCCAGATGCAGCGCCTCCTGGTGGCCACTCGGCTGCACCGCATCCTCGCCGTCGAGGGCGGCATCGAGGCGGAATCGCTGCCGCGGGTCTGA
- a CDS encoding DUF2550 domain-containing protein, producing the protein MVLALLVSGAVVVLVLLGLFVFGLRRRLIQRSGGTFDCSLRWNVPEQETEPSGKGWIYGVARYNGDRVEWFRVFSYAPRPRRILERSAIEVLERRTPQGEEELALLSDSIVLACRHRGTRLELAMSEDALTGFLAWLEAAPPGQRVNVA; encoded by the coding sequence ATGGTCCTCGCTCTGCTTGTGAGCGGCGCGGTCGTGGTGCTGGTGCTGCTGGGACTGTTCGTCTTCGGACTGAGACGGCGGCTCATCCAGCGGTCCGGCGGCACCTTCGACTGCAGCCTGCGCTGGAACGTGCCCGAGCAGGAGACCGAGCCCAGCGGCAAGGGCTGGATCTACGGTGTGGCGCGCTACAACGGCGACCGCGTCGAATGGTTCCGGGTGTTCTCGTACGCACCCCGGCCCCGGCGCATCCTGGAGCGCTCCGCCATCGAGGTCCTGGAGCGCCGCACCCCCCAGGGCGAGGAGGAGCTGGCCCTGCTCTCCGACTCCATCGTGCTCGCCTGTCGCCACCGCGGCACCCGCCTGGAACTGGCAATGAGCGAAGACGCGCTCACCGGCTTCCTGGCCTGGCTGGAGGCGGCCCCGCCGGGGCAACGGGTCAATGTGGCCTAA
- the atpD gene encoding F0F1 ATP synthase subunit beta, whose translation MTTTVETATAAGRVARVIGPVVDVEFPVDAMPEIYNALHVDIDDPAEAGTRKTLTLEVAQHLGEGLVRAISMQPTDGLVRQAPVTDTGAGISVPVGDITKGKVFNTLGAILNEPEAEAEVTERWPIHRKAPAFDQLESKTEMFETGLKVVDLLTPYVKGGKIGLFGGAGVGKTVLIQEMIMRVAKLHEGVSVFAGVGERTREGNDLIHEMADSGVLDKTALVFGQMDEPPGTRLRVALAGLTMAEYFRDVQKQDVLFFIDNIFRFTQAGSEVSTLLGRMPSAVGYQPNLADEMGQLQERITSTRGHSITSMQAIYVPADDLTDPAPATTFAHLDATTVLSRPISEKGIYPAVDPLDSTSRILDPRYISQDHYDAASRVKGILQKYKDLQDIIAILGIDELGEEDKLVVHRARRIERFLSQNTHAAKQFTGLDGSDVPLDESIAAFNAIADGDFDHFPEQAFFMCGGLEDLKNNAKELGVS comes from the coding sequence ATGACCACCACTGTTGAAACGGCCACGGCTGCGGGCCGCGTCGCGCGGGTCATCGGCCCGGTCGTCGACGTGGAGTTCCCCGTCGACGCGATGCCGGAGATCTACAACGCGCTGCACGTCGACATCGACGACCCGGCCGAGGCCGGCACGCGCAAGACGCTGACCCTTGAGGTCGCGCAGCACCTCGGCGAGGGCCTGGTCCGCGCCATCTCGATGCAGCCCACCGATGGCCTGGTCCGCCAGGCCCCGGTGACCGACACCGGCGCCGGGATCAGCGTCCCGGTCGGTGACATCACCAAGGGCAAGGTGTTCAACACCCTCGGTGCGATCCTGAACGAGCCGGAGGCGGAGGCCGAGGTCACCGAGCGCTGGCCGATCCACCGCAAGGCCCCGGCCTTCGACCAGCTCGAGTCCAAGACCGAGATGTTCGAGACCGGCCTGAAGGTCGTCGACCTGCTGACCCCGTACGTCAAGGGCGGCAAGATCGGTCTGTTCGGTGGTGCGGGCGTCGGCAAGACCGTCCTCATCCAGGAAATGATCATGCGTGTGGCCAAGCTGCACGAGGGTGTTTCCGTGTTCGCCGGTGTCGGTGAGCGCACCCGTGAGGGCAATGACCTCATCCACGAGATGGCGGACTCCGGCGTTCTGGACAAGACCGCGCTGGTCTTCGGTCAGATGGACGAGCCGCCGGGCACCCGTCTCCGGGTCGCGCTGGCCGGTCTGACCATGGCGGAGTACTTCCGCGATGTGCAGAAGCAGGACGTGCTGTTCTTCATCGACAACATCTTCCGCTTCACCCAGGCCGGTTCCGAGGTGTCCACCCTGCTCGGCCGTATGCCCTCCGCGGTGGGCTACCAGCCGAACCTGGCGGACGAGATGGGCCAGCTCCAGGAGCGGATCACCTCGACCCGTGGTCACTCGATCACCTCGATGCAGGCGATCTACGTCCCCGCGGACGACCTGACCGACCCGGCGCCGGCCACCACCTTCGCCCACCTGGACGCGACCACCGTTCTCTCGCGTCCGATCTCGGAGAAGGGCATCTACCCGGCGGTGGATCCGCTGGACTCGACGTCCCGCATCCTGGACCCGCGCTACATCTCGCAGGACCACTACGACGCGGCCTCCCGCGTCAAGGGCATCCTGCAGAAGTACAAGGACCTGCAGGACATCATCGCCATTCTCGGTATCGACGAGCTGGGCGAAGAGGACAAGCTGGTCGTCCACCGTGCCCGTCGTATCGAGCGCTTCCTGTCGCAGAACACCCACGCGGCGAAGCAGTTCACCGGTCTCGACGGATCGGACGTGCCGCTGGACGAGTCGATCGCGGCCTTCAACGCGATCGCCGACGGCGACTTCGACCACTTCCCCGAGCAGGCGTTCTTCATGTGCGGTGGTCTTGAGGACCTCAAGAACAACGCCAAGGAGCTGGGCGTCTCCTGA
- a CDS encoding 3-hydroxyacyl-CoA dehydrogenase family protein yields the protein MAKKLAVIGAGLMGSGIAQVSAQAGWDVVLRDVTDEALARGKGGIAASYEKFVGKGKLEASAAEQALARITTTTDLDAVADADVVVEAVFEKVEVKREIFQALDKIAKDDAVLASNTSAIPITKIAAATARPERVVGTHFFSPVPMMQLCELVRGYKTSDETLATAREFAESVGKTCIVVNRDVAGFVTTRLISALVVEATKLYESGVATAEDIDTACRLGFGHAMGPLATADLTGVDILLHATGNIYTESQDEKFAPPEIMRRMVDAGDIGRKSGQGFYEH from the coding sequence GTGGCAAAGAAGCTCGCCGTCATCGGCGCCGGACTCATGGGATCCGGTATCGCGCAGGTCTCCGCCCAGGCGGGCTGGGATGTGGTCCTCCGCGATGTGACGGATGAGGCGCTGGCCCGCGGTAAGGGCGGTATCGCGGCCTCGTACGAGAAGTTCGTCGGCAAGGGCAAGCTGGAGGCGTCCGCCGCCGAGCAGGCGCTGGCCCGCATCACCACCACGACCGACCTCGACGCCGTCGCCGACGCCGATGTCGTCGTGGAGGCCGTCTTCGAGAAGGTCGAGGTCAAGCGGGAGATCTTCCAGGCGCTGGACAAGATCGCCAAGGATGACGCGGTGCTGGCCTCCAACACCTCCGCCATCCCGATCACCAAGATCGCCGCGGCCACCGCCCGCCCCGAGCGGGTCGTCGGCACGCACTTCTTCTCGCCAGTGCCGATGATGCAGCTGTGCGAGCTGGTGCGCGGCTACAAGACCAGCGACGAAACCCTCGCCACCGCGCGGGAGTTCGCCGAGTCCGTCGGCAAGACCTGCATCGTCGTCAACCGCGATGTCGCCGGTTTCGTCACCACCCGGCTGATCTCGGCGCTGGTCGTCGAGGCCACCAAGCTGTACGAGTCGGGCGTGGCGACCGCCGAGGACATCGACACGGCCTGCAGGCTGGGCTTCGGTCATGCGATGGGGCCGCTGGCCACCGCCGATCTGACGGGGGTCGACATCCTGCTGCACGCCACCGGCAACATCTACACCGAGTCGCAGGACGAGAAGTTCGCACCGCCGGAGATCATGCGGCGCATGGTCGACGCCGGTGACATCGGCCGCAAGAGTGGGCAGGGTTTCTACGAGCACTGA